CAAGTAGTTTCAGCAGGAAACCTTAGAGGATTAGAAGATATTAAAGTTCCGACAGCCATTAGTCTTTTTGCTTATTGGGTAGTCGGAATTGGTGGTGGATATATTTTAGCTTTTCCTCTTGAAATGGGTGTTACTGGCATTTGGTGGGGATTATGTCTAGGACTTATTACTTCTTCTATCTTGCTTACTTGGCGTTTTGAGAGGAAAAAGTTTTAGATGATTTTTATCTAAAAAATACTACAAAGCGTAATTTTTCATTATTGAAAAATTACGCTTTTTTTCTGAAAAAAAAATAGAAATTTATCTCAGTTTTTAAACTTAAATTTACTCATAAATAGCTATCTTGAGTTCTACCATTTTTACTTTACAAAACGAATATGGAGCATATTTTCGAAGCTACATTGCCTCTGACAAATCCTGTTTTGAAGTTTTTGATTCTTCTTTTGGTAATGCTTTTTGTTCCTATTTTATTTAGTAGAATTAAAATTCCTCCTTTACTTGGGCTTATCATCGCAGGTGCATTTTTAGGTCAAAATGGAACACATCTTTTAGAAAGAGATAGCAGCATTATTCTTTCTGGAACGGCAGGACTTCTTTATATTATGTTTTTGGCAGGATTAGAAATTGACCTTAAAGAATTCAAAAAAAATAGTCAGAAAAGCATTATTTTTGGTCTTTTTACCTTTCTTATTCCTATGATTTTAGGGTTTTTGTCTTCTTTTTATATTCTTCATTTCTCTGTTCTTACATCTGTTTTGCTTGCTAGTATGTTTGCTTCTCACACACTTATCGCTTATCCAATGGTCAGTAAGTTGGGAGTAAGTAAAAATAGAGCTGTTACGATTACCATTGGTGGAACACTCATTACTGATACGCTTGCTTTACTGGTTTTGGCTGTTATTGTAGGGATGACGAAAGGAAATGTAAATACTACTTTTTGGATAAAATTAGTAATCTCTTTGGTTATTTTTGGAATAATTGTCCTCTATATTTTTCCACTAATTGCTCGTTCATTTTTCAAACGCTTTCACGATAATGTTTCTCAGTATATTTTTGTTTTGTTCATTGTTTTTCTAGGAGCTTTTTTGTCAGAGTTAGCTGGAATTGAACCAATTATAGGAGCTTTTCTTTCAGGCATTTCATTAAACAGACTTATTCCTTCCACTTCTCCCTTGATGAACCGAATTGAATTTGTAGGAAATGCCATTTTTATTCCTTTTTTCCTAATTGGTGTCGGAATGCTCATTGATTACAGAGTTTTTTTTAAAGATTTTGAAACAATAAAAGTGGGAATCATTATGATAATTGTAGCTACTTTATCCAAATATCTAGCTGCCTATTTGACTCAAAAAACTTACAAATTTACATTGGATGAACGAAGAGTAATTTTTGGATTGAGTAATGCACAAGCTGCAGCCACTTTAGCAGCCGTTTTGGTAGGTTATAATATTGAAATAGGCAAAACAGTAACAGGTGAAACCATTCGTTTACTCAATGAAAATGTACTGAATGGAACAATTTTGATGATTTTGGTAACTTGTACAATTGCTTCTTTTATTGCACAGAAAGGAGCTAAAAATATAGCCTTAGCTGAAAAAGAACAG
This is a stretch of genomic DNA from Bernardetia sp. MNP-M8. It encodes these proteins:
- a CDS encoding cation:proton antiporter, yielding MEHIFEATLPLTNPVLKFLILLLVMLFVPILFSRIKIPPLLGLIIAGAFLGQNGTHLLERDSSIILSGTAGLLYIMFLAGLEIDLKEFKKNSQKSIIFGLFTFLIPMILGFLSSFYILHFSVLTSVLLASMFASHTLIAYPMVSKLGVSKNRAVTITIGGTLITDTLALLVLAVIVGMTKGNVNTTFWIKLVISLVIFGIIVLYIFPLIARSFFKRFHDNVSQYIFVLFIVFLGAFLSELAGIEPIIGAFLSGISLNRLIPSTSPLMNRIEFVGNAIFIPFFLIGVGMLIDYRVFFKDFETIKVGIIMIIVATLSKYLAAYLTQKTYKFTLDERRVIFGLSNAQAAATLAAVLVGYNIEIGKTVTGETIRLLNENVLNGTILMILVTCTIASFIAQKGAKNIALAEKEQTHKKEKTPNQILKKVALQQERILIPVSNIDTTDELINLSVSIKSTQNKKNLYALSIITDSNLIHADDTDNANKTANKVLQKASVAASATDTFLHEILRYDINVVNGISSVIKENRITDLILGLHHKGGVSDSFLGNLTEGILKTSNTTTFIYKPFQPFSTLKRHIIIIPKNAEKEIGFAFWITKLWNLAKNTHSKLVFYAPLSVLSFIERLHKDSSTFNIENIESNFIEFSDWDNFKELKKKLHKNDNLILVLSRKNKLSYQPQMDTITSLLNKEFKNYNFILIYPMQGEIIHTDNSAMKNTSVLGTFIEPAQTLQTIQALNKIGKKSAKWFKKK